In Vulpes lagopus strain Blue_001 chromosome 20, ASM1834538v1, whole genome shotgun sequence, the DNA window ATGAAAATATTCTTCGTTCACATACAACAATGTATGCAATATGAGTGCATGCTAACGtcaagctgttttttaaaaagatttacccATTTGAGAGACGCAGAAACAGcgagagagaggatgagtgaggagagagggaagcagactccttgccgagcagggagcccgatgtgggacttgaatccaggaccctgagatcgtgacctgagccgaaggtagatgcttcactgactgagccacccaggtgctccatcagGTTTTGTTTCATGAACAAAAGAATCTGTAGGTCAACCTATCAGTTTATTGAAACAAATTACAACTATGAAAAATATTCCACGAGACATAGAAATGTTCAGTGGGTCCCTTGATCTGTCACCAAGTTCCATACTTTGGCATTTTCTCAAAAGCGATGACTTAGGGCTCTGACTTATGCTCCTCTTTTAGTTTTCATCTGACTGAGATCTATTTAAAGCGTGGCCGACACCCACCTAAGAATCCCATGGTATCTGCTGCTTCACTTTCTGGTCATTCTGGGCCCATTCCAATCTTCCCAAGGCCACCACAATGCTCAGGTTTCCAACATCAGTGGACTTTTCACCTCTCAGAGGACTGTGCAGCAGACCATTCCCTCCTTCTCAAAACAGCCACCCGTCAGCCCACACCCTCCTCTGACCCCACCAGCCCTGTGCTGGTTTCCACCTCTCTGCTGGTCCTTCTCCTCTGCAGGCTAATCCCCCTCTACCCTATTGTCAAATAGTGGCATCTCCTGCCACCAAACCTCAggtcctctttctctctatccttGGTCATCTCTCCATCCCGTAACTGGCAAATGCCATCTTCATGCTAATGACCCATGGATTTATAATGCCTGCCCAAACCTTCCCCACTGAGGTCCTGATTCATGCAAGTATTTCCTTGGCTCATCCACCCAGATGTGGCACAAGTGTCTCAAACTTAGTGCAtcccaaacatccatcaacaaAATATGGTCTAGCTGTACAAAGAATAAAGTACCGATATACACTACAGCAAGGGTGAACCTGAGAAATACTAACATAGTGGAAGAAGTTGCACAAAAGACCGCACTTTGTAGGATTCCATGCATACTACACGTCCAGAAGAGGTGAATCTGCAGAGATGgcaagtagattagtggttgccttgGGGGAGTAGCAGCAGGAAGGAACTGCAAATGGGCACAGGAATCTTCCTGGGGTAATGGATATGTGCTAAATTGCATTATGGCAGtggttgtacaactctgtaaatttgctaaaaaccactgaactgtaccctTAAATGAATGTATAGACTTATTAAGcttgttaattatacctcaaagAGTGCCTGGGGTCTCAGTAGgtgaagtgcctgccttcggctcaggtcttgatctcagggtcctgggatggagtcctgcaccaggctccctgctcagaggggagtctgcttctccctcttcctctgaacCCCGCACCCCCGCTTGtgctctaatgaataaataaaatccttaaaaatcacacctcagtaaagctgttttttaaaaaactctatactctttttttttttttaaactctataCTCTTGATGGCACCCCCTCAATATGCTCCTTCTTCAGTCCTCCTTTCCTCAGAAAGTGGCCCCACCACTCATGGGACCTTTCACATCATCCTGGACTCTTCCCTCTCTTCACCTGCCTTACTCAACCCAAGTCCTGATTCTTCTAAAACACCAGTGGATTCGATTGCTCCCCTGTGCCACCACACCACTGTGCAAGCCACCTTTCCCCTACAAGCTTGCAGACACTTCCTGATGGTTCTCCTTCATTCTTGCCCCTCTCCAATGCATTTTCACACAGCACTCCAAAAATCCTCTTAGAACATAAATTAGAGCACATCCTCAGCATGTTGAAACTCTTCCCTTTAAGCTTATATAATCCGAACTTCCTCACCCCATGGCCTACAAGGCTCCAACTACCTCTGCTTTCAAGGCATTATGCTTGTCCTAAAACTGACTCAGCCTATCACagagcctttgcacatgctgtggCTCTCTGCAAAAAATATACCGGACTATGCATATGAACGTACACAATAAGAGTCCCCACTGATTTCTGGGAAGGCCTCTTCTTCTGAAATACTAGCCTTtacacttaaaaacatttttatttttaggaagagtgtgcaagcagggggagggacagagagaggaaagaatcctcaagcagactcagcacttAGTgcgaagcccaactcagggctcgatcccaagacctgagccaaaatcaagagttggtcacttaatcgactgagctacccaggcaggCTCCCCTTGCCTTcatgcttttcaaaaatattaaagaacgaaagacaaacaattaaaagatcatgaggatagattaagggacaagttgatggcaaagagggaaactgaggaaaaaagagacaattaaaaatattaaaggatgGCAATGAGAGATGGTAGTTTATTTTCCCAAGATGTTAGTATATTCAAACagtccataattttttttttttcaggacattTACAGGTTTGAAATCCAGCATCTCTGAACCATGGGAAAACTCCATGTATAGTCTAAGTGTCTAAGCACTGGGGAAAGaagcatgaaaacaaaacaaaaaaaaacaaaaaaaacaagggtTCCACTTTCATAGTTCATAATGTAAGGAAAGAGGAAATACCCAAACGTGTAATTTCAATTTAAGGTGGCACAATTTAAGTGACGGAGGCTGTACCGAAGTAACACTGGTACAAGGGAAGCACAGGGGAAGCCCACCTACCAGCAGAGGAGTCTGGGCGGCTACTTAGTAGGAAGAGATCGTTGATCAGCCGTAGTTTGTAATTAGGAGCTGGGGTGGCAAAGAGGCACCACTGCTCCTGGCAAGGAAGGCGTTGGCCAGGTTAAGAGGAGGTAACTGGAGCAGGTCAGTGTCATGGTTGGCTACACGAAGAAAGTACTATTCGATGTAACTAAAGGCCCAGATGAGAAGTCTGGAAATAGTCATTCAAGCAAGCtccttttatttcaaaacatgGGGCATTCAATACTATGCTACTTCGCAAGACTTCTGGGTGGGCTTGGTAAATCCATCACTATGCACGCATTTATCTTTCGCAACACACAGGAATCCTACAACATGGGTATCATCTTGGGGTTGCTCAAGATGtgtattttgggggatccctgggtggcacagcggtttagcgcctgcctttggcccagggcgcgatcctggagacccgggatcgaatcccacgtcgggctcccggtgcatggagcccgcttctccctctgcctgtgtctctgcctctctctctctctctctgtgactatcataaataaataaaaatttaaaaaaagattaaaaaaaaaaaaagatgtgtatttTGGGAATCAGCCTCCCCAGAAAATTGCGCAGGGCCCTCAACAAACCAACGAACCGGCAGAATTAGGAATCCAGCTCAGGTTAAGCACAATGGCACAGTCTTTATTTACTACCTTATGCAACAAGTAAAAGTAACGAGTTTGGTCCCTAACACAGCACTTCTGACAGTGATCTTGCAATCTACCCTGAATACctttcctgagagagagagagagaggagactgcTCAATAAACCTGGTGGAGTTCTACAGCCTACTAACAATTAGAGACACAAAAGAGTCATCCTATAAACGAGTATATCTCACCAGCTGCATCTGCCTTAAAGTCGAAAATGCCAGCCAGAAATCTCTCACTTGAGCCTTTctaaatttcttagaaaaaacaaatttaggcgaaaaaaaaaaaaatcaactgccAGATGAGAAGGAAGTTCACTGTAAAGACGTTGACGCGAAGGGTCATGCGAAGTAGCTGAAAACAGAGCAAAAAATGACAAATAGCCACCCTCTCACGGGCAAGAACATTAGATAATGACCCTTAGTCTACAGCACGGAAACGCTCTCCTGCAATTGGTTTAATCAACGCTGGGgcacattattttgaaatttggtCTTTCAGGGCGGTAATTCAATTgcagtggggagaaaaaaaaaaatgtaagacacTAAGGGGAGTAGGCtttgagggggaggggaaggcctCCATcgcatcattaaaaaaaaaaaaaaaaaaaaaaaaatcctacaaaggTCTCCGGTCTCAGGTCAGGTCAGGCCAGGCCAGGGAAGCAGGTGCAGGTCGCCGTCTCCCTCCGCAGCCTCCCTGCGAGTTGCTCGAGGTCCCCCCGCCCGGCAGCAGGCGGCGATCCTGCAAGGCGCCCGGCCCGGGCGGGAGAGCTCGCGCACTGCGGCTGCGATCGGTTCTCCCGGGGGCGGTCCGGGAGGCTTCGGGGGTCTTCCCCTCGCAGGaaggcccctcccctcccctccccttccttttaCAAGGGTTTCGGTCCCTCGCCCTCCGCCCGGACCCGGACCGCGCGAGCAAACAAAGGCGCGGCTGGTGGCCCCCGTCTGCCGGccgagcggaggggaggggaggggaggggagggcgggccGTGACCCACCTGACCTCCACCTGCCCGACGGGAGGCCGCGCCGGGCCGCCCAGGGCTCGGCCCTTCCTTCGCCGCTGGGACCCGGGACCCCGCCCTGCCCCAGGCTGCCCCCGGGGGTCCGGGCCGGAGCCCACGCCCACGCGCCGCCGCGCCGGGGCCGTCGAGCCCGCACTGCAGCAGCGCTCGCCGCGGGCCCGGGCCGCGCTCGGCAGCCGCCCTCGCCCCGGCCCGACCCCCCCCCGCAGCGCCGCTCGCACCCCGCGCTCCCGGCGGAGGACGCCCGCGCCTCGCCGCTCCCGGGCCCGCGGGAGGAGACGCCCCGGCTGCCCCGGCTTCGCCCAGCGGCCGAGGGCGCGGGGCCGGCTtaccggcggcggcggcgtcccTGGGGGCAGGCGCGCCCACGTGCGGCGCGGAGGAGCCGGCCGGGCCACGGCACGGGGGCGAGCAGCCGCCGCTGCGGCTCAGCCGGGAGCCGGGACCgcgagccgggagccgggagccgggaccGGGAGGAAGCGCCGCGCCCGAGCCCGAGCGGCCGCGGCCCCAGGCGGCGGGGCGGGATCGTGAGGTTGGCCCTCggcgtggggggcggggcggagccgggcggggcggggtcaGGGCGGGCCCtcggcgcgcgggggcggggccaagAGCGAGACCTGcgtgcgggggcggggccgggaggcggGCCTTTGGCTGAGGGGGCGGGGTCAGGGAGGGCCCtcggcgcgcgggggcggggccaggagacGGTACCTcagcgcgcgggggcggggccgagggcgaGCCGTGCGTGTAGGGGCGGGACCGGGAGGCGGGCCTTTggctgagggggcggggccaggaggcGGTACCTCAgcgtgcggggggcggggccgagggcgaGCCCTGGGTGTaggggcggggctgggaggcGGTACCCCaggcgctgggggcggggccaggaggcGGGCCCTCGGCtcgtggggcggggcctgggcgtcCACCCTGCGGCCCGCTGAGGCCCTGACAGCCGGGCTGCTCCGTGCAAAGCCTGCACAGGTGGGGGCTCACCTGGGGGCTCCCCCGACACACCTAAACGGAAGGGGACAGCGGTCAGTGAATCAGCGTGCCCCAGGAGAGGCTTTGGAGTTACAGACGAGAACCGCGGGGCCCCAGGAAAGTGGTCGATGACACCTGGGTCGCCCCATCCTTTCCAGCGGGACCACACCCAAACCCTCGGGGAGGAGGTGCAAGGAACCCTTCCAAACACGCTGGGGCCGCAGGAGGCCCCGCGGACCCTGGTGAAGACAACCCCGCCCCCGGAGGCCGGCCGCACCTTTCTGGCCTTTGGCATCGGAGGAGAGGGAATTAATTCCTGAAATGAGTTTCATTCTGTGGGTTCTGGCTCAGGAAGGAGACCTCGGTCAGTTTAAAGAGCATTAATATTTCCAGATAAGCCCTGACGCCTTCCTGTCATCCTCACGAGCCTCCAGACCTGGACAGTTGAGACCCACCCAACCTGGCCTGACAGCTGCAGAGCCAGACGCACCTAGGACTGGAATCACGTAGAGTTCACCTGCGCATCCTGATTGCACCAGCTGGGGCTCCCAGCCAGCCCAAGCAGCAGCACCTGTTGACTGAGGTAGTAATTTCTGCACAGGCCTCTGACCAATTAACCCTTGACAGCCCCTTAAGGAATTTTCAGATCTGGTCTGGGGCTCCCAAAAGCCATGAAAGAGTTAGGAGGTGGGAGTGGTAAGTCTGTGAACACATCAAAATTGTACAGAACATCTTGTGTATGTGTTTCTGGAAAAGGGTATATGGTTGGTCTCAGATTCCCAAGGGGACCTATCACCTCCCCCAATCACCAAGAATATTTTCATAGTTTGGGGTATTAGGCCCCTGGACTGCCCAGGCTTCTGATTCTGATTCCATCTACATTTGGCATATACCAAGTGCACCAGATGTAAATCCTCTAATGGTCAATTTTAGGAGTGGTCTTTAATTAGAAGTGGAGGAAAGCTAAAGGATGGAGcatttagtagaaaaaaattaatttcacgaAAACCGATTTCCTGATGTAGATATAAGAAGCTCCATTTTTACCAAAACAGTTGCCAAAGAGGTGAGgtggggctttttttgttttaggttcCTCAAATCCTAGCCACACTCCACACTGCATTTAGCTAATAATGAAAGAACTGCTTGTACTCCCCACTGAAAGGGAGAACCAGTCTATCCGTGTCAAAACCACTATGTATAACTTTGtcctaatatattaaataatatatatatgccttgtatttttttcatttaagttcgatttgccaacatatagtataacaccaagtgctcatcccatcaagtacccttctcagtgcttgtcacccagttactccaaccctctgcccacctccccttctacaaccctttgtttcccagagttaggagtctctcatggtttcccactcagttcccctcctttcccttataacccCTAGGACTATCTCTTATAGTCCTcgtatgagtaaaaccatatgatgattctCCTTCTCCAATTGTATGTCACCAATCTCTAAAGAACTCTAGGTGTGTGGAACATTAAGTTAGTTTTGACAGATTCAAGTACTATCAACGCTTAAAAGAACCACTACATTTATAATCAGGATTGACAGTAAATGTACAGCACTAAGATTTGAAAGTTTATTCCTACACAAAATCTGTTTCTGTGGGTCAAATTGTCACATTTAAAAGTCTACTTAGCTGTGTTTGTTTAAGGCATATAAATAGAGCATGTTCCCCGTATAATCTCCAATCAGAGCATTTCAGATTTAATTTGAATCAAAACTTTAATCCTTACCCCTTCTGATATTAAGGACGGGGTTatagggacccctgagtggctcagtagtggagcatcttgcctttggctcaagtcatgattccggggtcctgggatcgagtcctgcatcaggctctccacagggagcctgctactccctctgcctgtgtctctgcctctgtctctcatgaataaataaataaaggcttaaaaaaGGGGAGGCTCTAAATCAGAAGTGACTACATTTTCTGGTTCTCTCTCCACCTTTTAGAGAGATTGGCCAAACACATTCTGAGTTTCCATATGCAAATCCTGGTGATTCTCTAACCTTGTTTTTTCTATGAATAGATCCTCCACTACCCCATCTGGAGAATATCCTGTGCAGTTCTATATTTGATGCTGTGCCCACTTTGTGGTTGACTTGCAGAAACAAGTATACCTTTGTCAGAATCATCATTATCACCAGTTTCATCTCCACACTACATCACTGTTCAGGATCTTGCTGTGTCACAATCTTTGCTGAAGTTCAGTAGGTGAGGGAGAAGCCCAAAGGGCAGGCCTAAAGCTGATACTGTATGTGGGTTTCACACCCACGTGTCAAGCTAGAAAAGTGTATCACAGAAGCTGGTTCAGGCAGGGTCACTGGCTCCTTTTGGGGCCTAAAAGGCACACAGAATGGGATAATCCACTTAAAATATGCCCCTTTTAAACCTATTTCATTTACCTATTTTATGGAAAAGTTCACACAGAGGTTAACTTGGAGATCTAACAACCATATGGCTTACAAATCACTTAGATTCAATATATCATCTCCCTTAATTTTTACACCAAGGGGATTGCCCTGGTCTCTAGACTCATGATAGTGAAGCTGGACATGCCAAGCACTGGGCaccaagaaaagcaaaggaactgCTATTAGACAGTCCTGGATATGCTGCTGGCTCCTGGctcttagctgtgtgatcttggacaagttctccaagcctttttaatttttttaaaagatttatttatttatgatagaaaaagagagagagagagagagagagtcagagagagaagcaggctccctgtggggagcccaatgtgggactggatcccgggactccaggatcacgccctgggccaaaggcaggtgccaaaccgctgagccatccagggatccccttttttccttatttgaaaaatgatattaatatatctatcttggggcacctgggtgagtcagttggttaagtgtttgccttcagttcagatcatgatctcagggtcctgggatagagctccatgtcaggctctctgctgagtgaggagttggcttctccctctccctctccctctgcccctcccccaactcattcattctctctctcactctcaataTCTTAAATACCTATCTCAAAGGACTGCTGTAAGAAATACATATAACAATGAAGGGAAAATATTAAGCATGACATATGGCCTAGTATGCCATGGTTcttaattcatgattttttttttccttctcattctaaACCTAATTCTTTTTTCACTACAACACCATGAAACATCTTCATGCACATATATTAGATGCCTTTCAGTTGTGAGCAATAACATAATTCAAACTTAACGAATGGGAACATTTAAGGATACAGAGGTATCTTGGAGCATCTCTTAGAATCTGGGATCTCAGGAATAGTCTGAGGCCAGGTAAGGGATGCCACTGTGGGGTGGTGGGACAGTCTCTTGAGAATTAGTTGCCTTTTTCTGGCTATACTTGGTTCCTTCTGCTCCTTAGACCATGTAGGCTGGGGCAGAGCCACTCAGAGTAATAGCTCTGAGCTTTTTCTGATCCAGTCCAGCTGGTGGTCCTCCTCTTTAGAAGCTgggcccagggatccctgggtggcgcagcggtttggcgcctgtctttggcccagggcgcgatcctggagacccgggattgaatcccacgtcgggctcccagtgcatggagcctgcttctccctctgcctatgtctctgcctctctctctctctctctctgtgtgtgtgtgactatcataaaaaaaaaagctgggccCAGAGCTGGAACAGTCAACAGAGGCTGGCAGGGCAAAGTCACCTTGTGGCTGTTGTAGCTGCAAACATGGGAAGCAGGATCAGGGGGGAGGGTACTGGGCAGACCATCCAATGAGGGTCCCTTATGACCTTTCCATAAACATGATACACGCTGATCAGCAGTTTACAACTGAGAGTCTTCTAAGCAGGTTACACATGGATCCAAAAATGTCAAGGTGATACTTGGCTAGAgacaagaaagggagaagaaataaaaggaactgGCCTGTTTACTTGTGTGCTTCCTCTCTGTgactccattatttttttttatttattatttattatagtcacagagagagagagagagagagagagaggcagagacacaggcagagggagaagcaggctccatgcaccgggagcccgacgtgggattcgatccggggtctccgggatcgcgccctgggccaaaggcaggcgccaaaccgctgcgccacccagggatccctgtgactCCATTAGACAGGATCTGAAAGTGCTCCAGGGTCCTGCTGCTACTGCCCATCATTGGCAGGGTTCTGGAGGATGGCTGCGGAGGGAGACCAGAGTATGAAAGATACAGAGGAAACATAGCGAAAACCATTAAGATGTTTTTAGAGCCAGACAAGAAGTCATTAAGATGTCTTAGGAGCTATGGTCTGAGACAAATAGGATGGCAAGCTGGATTTAACCAGGCAAGGTAGAGATGGCTAAAGGAAGTGAGACGCAGCCTGGGTGGGACTCAGATGTTCCTCCACCCAAAGTGGATGAAGAAGTGAGGTGTGGGTTGTCAGAGCTAAATGGCACTTTGCCATCATTAAGTTGAAGAGTCAAGAAGTGCTTTGCATGCTGAGACAGACTAGAAATAACAGGATTACCTGCATCATCCTGgtttcctcaaataaatgaaccTTGAGCATTTCCATACTCTATTGCTTCTCGAATGGAAAATAGCCTTATCCCTTATTTCTGCAATGCTGTCGTCGGGTGATACGATGTGACCTTTGTGGTCATAATCAAGTGACAACATTGCCGTATCTCGCTATGAACAGCCCATCATAAACTTGGTAAATTTGCAGTATCTTTCCTTTTCAGGTCGTCCATTGTGCACCTGTTGTATCTCTGCTCTTTGGCCAGCCATTCCTCCGGAGGTCTTGACTCCCCAGCAAACGTTCTTCACAAGTGTACTTCTGTTTCCTAAGATCGTTTCCAAGTCCTTTTTCTACAGGGCAGAACCAGAACCCGGGAGGCTGTTTACAAAACCAACCCCATTTGAAAGCAGGGAATGTGCAGTTGCCTATTGCCAGAGAGACTACAAAATGGGCTGAGGGAGGCATCTGAAGGATCACCTTGGGCTGTAGCTCAGAGGGGAGCAGGAATGGGTCAGGGAGAAAGCATCTGCTTGTGTCAGAGCGAAGAGATGGTCTGGACAAAGTTGCCCACATGTGGACAATTTGAAAGAAGGGGCAGGGCGACTTTGCAAACATCCTGGGAACACAGAAACCAAAACCCAAGTAAAAAAAACCAATGTGGAAGAAATCATAGCCCAGTGATAAAAAGGACATTCTCCCCGAGTCTTTCAAGCCATACTACTtcataaaaactaatgaaaatgtgCTCAGATATAATGAAACAGAATGTGATACAAAATAAGATTGCAGAACTATGAAAATAGGATAAATCACACCCTTACAGAGTTAACAACCTGGAATCAGCAAGGGATGGCTGGAACATGGCCAGAACCTGCTCCGTAGCTCCCGCTAGACCAGCGGTTCTCAAACTGCCCTCCCAGCACCAGCAGCCCCTGGGAACTTGTCGGAAGTGCATGTCCTGGGACCCCAACTCTGGGCAATGTCTTAACGTGCCCTCCAGGTAATCCTGATGCCCTTTGACACTGTAGAACCAGGTTCTTGGACCTGGTTCTTCTCCCTTTCAGGCTAGAGTTTGGGCATAGCAAAATCGCTCAGCCTGATTTCTAGAACAAGACACTTTCTCACAGGGATATTCTAATCTGCATTCCCCAAGgacagaaacagaagcagactACAACaccagaattcattcattcattcattcattcagcccacaaacatttattaagctttGAGCACCAAAGCAGACATTCACCAGTTTAGGACGACTTTGTCATGGACTAGCTGGCCATGAGGCTCAGTAGCGTCTGGAGGCAGGAGAGCCAAGTAGACAGGGGTCTCGGCTCCCTCCTCCACAGTCCGGGGGCCGTAAGGCCCACCCATGTCCGTCTTCACCCACCCTGGGCAGCATGCATTCAGCAGAATCCGGTCAACTTTCCTCTTCTCATCCAGACGCCAGGCCAGGATTCTTGATAAGACCGTGACCCCCAGCTTAGACACCCCATACGCGGAGTTGGGCCAGCCTTCCCTCTCATGCACTTCATTGCTTGTATCCTCCACAAACTTCTTCATGAGGTCCACCAGGTCCTCCTCTGTGAGCGTCTCGCATTGGAACTTCTTCTGTAGATCTGCGCTGCAATTTTCAAGAGCCTTTGAACCCTCTAAACTACTGAGATTCACCACCCTGCCTGGAACAGAAGAGTAAACACATGGAAGCATGTCACACAAATAAAcaattgttggggcacctgggtggctcagtggttgggcgtctgccttccactcagggtatgatcccggggttctgggatcaagtcctgcatggggctcccctccaggagcctgcttctccctctgcctatgtctctgcctctctctgtgtgtctcctatgaattaaaaaaaaaaaaaactcttaaaaaaatgttggttGACTCTACTCAACATGCAATTGATTCATACTACAGGTTTAactgctgatttaaaaaaaaaaaaaagaattcaggatgCACCCAGTGGGTGTTAACATTATTTTGTGCTCTCTTCCCGCAAAGGGAAAGACACATTACCATCAATAACAGAGGCTAAAGAGCAGTGATTACTCATTAATCACTCATTAGGTAGGTCTGTAGTGGAATCACCGagtgatttttttgaaatatccCCCTGCACACAGAAACACTCCAGCTACCTGTGAACTTGCTTTCCTAGAGACAGCAGCTTCACCCTGAAGATTAAAGCTTTTTCAGGGTTTGCCCAATCCTAAGGCCCATGGGCAGCCACCTCTTTATTATCTCCAAGTACCAAAAATCAGAGTCAAGCAATGCCTTGTCTATCTTTAATGATGGCgtgagttaaaaatatttaaaaaattaatattaattaaatattaatattttaaaattaatattttaatgaaaaatattttttaaaaacctgggttggagaattatttatttgagaaagagagagagagaggcagagacataggcagagggagaagcaggctccctatggggagcccaatgagggactcatcccaggactccaggatcatgccctgagctgaaggcagacactcaactgctgagccacccaggcgtccttcaaATCCCGTTTTgattttcatcactttttttttagcctgtagctaaaaattaaatatagtgtAATGAAGGAGTTAACATTCATATTACCAATAATTCACAGCTACTAAAGAGACAGTCATGTGCATAAAAAATATGCAGGccaaaaactataagacaatTTGAAGTATTGTTGGAAATCTCTGAACCAGTGAACGGGTGAATTTATACAGTTCATCCAACATCAAAAAACATCCTGTTTTGAGGGTTCTTTTCTTACTTATACTCTACTCTACTACCTGTGAGTACTCTACTACTCTACTACCTGTGCATTCAATAGGATaattagatgatttttttttttttttgagtaggttCCATGCCTACC includes these proteins:
- the CBR3 gene encoding carbonyl reductase [NADPH] 3, with the protein product MSSCSRVALVTGANKGIGFAIARELCRQFSGDVVLTARDEARGRAAVQQLQAEGLSPRFHLLDIDDLQSIRALRDFLRKEYGGLNVLVNNAGIAFKPDDPTPFDIQAEITLKTNFFATRNVCNELLPIIKPHGRVVNLSSLEGSKALENCSADLQKKFQCETLTEEDLVDLMKKFVEDTSNEVHEREGWPNSAYGVSKLGVTVLSRILAWRLDEKRKVDRILLNACCPGWVKTDMGGPYGPRTVEEGAETPVYLALLPPDATEPHGQLVHDKVVLNW